Proteins encoded together in one Bradyrhizobium sp. CB82 window:
- a CDS encoding SDR family NAD(P)-dependent oxidoreductase has product MLLRGKVAVITGAGSGIGAAVAQLFAVEGAKVVLGDLAESGATLAAGLAAEGHAADFQRVDVTDETSVAALIQAAVTQFGRLDILVANAGIPERKSPIHALDLADWRRVIDVDLTGVAISNKFAAMAMLATGGGAIVNMASILAHVGQENSNAYSAAKAAVVNLTRSIALTYARQGIRANCVSPGYVDTPLLGKLPEATREMMLVRQPIGRLARPNEIAHVVAFLASDRASIITGACINADGGYTAI; this is encoded by the coding sequence ATGCTGCTGCGGGGAAAAGTGGCCGTCATCACTGGCGCCGGCTCCGGGATTGGCGCCGCCGTCGCGCAGCTGTTTGCGGTCGAAGGAGCGAAAGTCGTGCTCGGTGATCTCGCCGAAAGCGGCGCTACGCTTGCGGCTGGTCTTGCCGCCGAAGGTCACGCAGCGGACTTCCAGCGTGTCGACGTCACCGATGAGACCTCAGTTGCCGCGCTGATCCAGGCGGCCGTGACGCAATTCGGCCGGCTCGACATCCTTGTCGCCAATGCCGGCATCCCCGAGCGCAAGTCGCCGATCCACGCGCTTGATCTCGCCGATTGGCGGCGCGTGATCGATGTCGACCTCACCGGTGTGGCTATCTCCAACAAGTTTGCCGCGATGGCCATGCTCGCGACGGGCGGCGGCGCGATCGTCAACATGGCCTCGATCCTGGCCCACGTCGGCCAGGAGAACAGCAACGCCTATTCGGCGGCGAAAGCCGCAGTTGTCAACCTCACGCGCTCGATAGCGCTGACCTATGCGCGACAGGGCATCCGGGCCAACTGTGTCTCTCCGGGCTATGTCGATACGCCACTTCTGGGAAAGCTGCCGGAAGCGACCCGCGAGATGATGTTGGTGCGGCAGCCGATCGGTCGGTTGGCCCGGCCGAACGAAATCGCGCATGTGGTGGCGTTTCTCGCCAGCGACCGAGCCTCGATCATCACCGGCGCGTGCATCAATGCCGACGGCGGCTACACCGCGATTTAG
- a CDS encoding alkaline phosphatase family protein: protein MNSGFIQPVDFFGTGPRIPMIAVSPFSRGGHVSHVYGEHSSFVKFVERNWHIC from the coding sequence ATGAACTCCGGCTTCATCCAGCCGGTCGACTTCTTCGGCACCGGTCCCAGGATTCCGATGATCGCGGTATCGCCTTTCTCGCGCGGCGGACATGTCAGCCACGTCTACGGCGAGCACTCGTCCTTCGTGAAATTCGTCGAGCGCAACTGGCACATTTGTTGA
- a CDS encoding GntR family transcriptional regulator: protein MPKLSRNTLTSDAYDMVRSMLLDDSRFQPGQKLSVEMISRELGVSRSPVWSAIARLDAEGLVDVSPRQGVYLVAFDEEHLSALFETREALEGMATRLAALRMSDEELSALAATMKHQKTLLTEKFEREFAASALRFHEQILRGARSPLIERQLNGIYARTSAMCRGRTGPRTAKVLTDNFKDHNEITKAVRERDEDTAEVLARMHVQRLRAALLNSAVHSKNNKVSSAPPIASGAARRGYRPTDRK, encoded by the coding sequence ATGCCCAAACTTAGTCGAAACACCCTGACGAGCGACGCCTATGATATGGTGCGCTCGATGCTGCTTGACGACAGTCGATTCCAGCCCGGGCAGAAACTAAGCGTGGAGATGATCTCGCGTGAGCTGGGGGTAAGTCGCTCGCCCGTTTGGAGTGCAATTGCGCGCTTGGATGCGGAGGGACTGGTGGATGTCTCGCCGCGCCAGGGCGTCTACCTCGTCGCATTCGATGAGGAGCACCTCAGCGCCTTGTTCGAGACGCGGGAAGCGCTGGAAGGCATGGCGACCCGACTGGCCGCATTACGCATGAGCGACGAGGAGCTAAGTGCGCTCGCCGCGACGATGAAGCACCAGAAGACGCTACTCACCGAAAAATTTGAGCGCGAATTTGCTGCGTCTGCGCTCAGGTTTCACGAACAGATCCTTCGTGGCGCGCGAAGCCCGCTGATCGAACGGCAACTCAATGGCATCTATGCGCGCACGAGTGCGATGTGCCGGGGTCGCACGGGGCCGCGGACGGCCAAGGTGCTCACCGATAATTTCAAGGACCACAACGAGATCACCAAGGCGGTGCGCGAACGGGATGAGGACACTGCCGAGGTACTCGCGCGCATGCATGTGCAGCGGCTCAGGGCGGCCCTGCTGAACTCGGCAGTTCATTCGAAAAATAACAAGGTCAGTTCCGCTCCACCGATCGCCTCGGGGGCGGCGCGCCGAGGCTACCGGCCTACCGATCGCAAGTGA
- a CDS encoding ABC transporter substrate-binding protein, producing the protein MTNDSPSSIETRPLQERTVTMLVDPEPTTLIALTNSADPTMLVSGKINEGLLSYDFELNPVPQLATEWRLDPSGLMLTFTLRPNVRWHDGEPFTSADVAASIMLLKQFHPRSRSTFASVTEVQTPDPLTAVICLSQPAPALIHALAGAESPMLPAHRYKESAPSASANETSPIGTGPYIFREWIKGSHVTLERNPAYWGAPQPFVTGLSIRFIGDPQARVAAIEDGAIDIAPQTPVPVAALERLSRAPHLLFETKGYEYTNQIVRLEFNLDHPILGDYRVRRGIAHAIDRADLVAAAWNGYAKMAVGPISPDLRPYGAERLVVPELDHVEAERWLDAAGLKRDSNGRRFAVELDFVPAGDGYKRTAEGVAKALAEVGIIASVRIQDFATYVRRIYTDREFAFAIARSNNMFDPSVGVQRTYWSRNFRKGLPFSNGSHYASPETDNLLEQASVEPDPAKRRDLYLAFQKRVIADLPDISLLAPSQITIVNRRIKGHTISADGPNANLAEVTIAP; encoded by the coding sequence ATGACCAATGATTCCCCGTCATCGATCGAAACGCGACCGCTCCAAGAGCGAACCGTCACCATGCTCGTCGATCCCGAGCCGACGACCCTGATCGCGCTGACGAACAGCGCCGATCCGACCATGCTCGTCTCGGGCAAGATCAACGAAGGCCTCCTGTCCTACGATTTCGAACTCAATCCCGTGCCGCAACTCGCGACCGAATGGCGGTTGGACCCGTCGGGCCTGATGCTGACTTTCACGCTGCGTCCGAATGTGCGTTGGCACGACGGCGAGCCCTTCACCTCAGCCGATGTTGCCGCTTCGATCATGCTCTTGAAGCAATTCCATCCGCGAAGCCGATCGACCTTTGCGAGCGTGACGGAAGTGCAAACGCCGGATCCGCTGACCGCGGTCATCTGTCTTTCGCAGCCCGCGCCCGCGCTGATCCATGCGCTTGCAGGCGCGGAATCGCCAATGCTGCCGGCGCATCGCTACAAGGAATCCGCGCCGTCGGCGAGTGCCAACGAAACCTCTCCGATCGGGACCGGTCCCTACATCTTTCGGGAATGGATCAAAGGCAGCCACGTGACGCTCGAGCGGAATCCCGCCTATTGGGGCGCGCCGCAGCCGTTCGTTACTGGCTTGTCCATTCGCTTTATCGGGGATCCGCAGGCGCGCGTGGCTGCAATTGAAGACGGTGCGATCGATATCGCGCCGCAGACGCCTGTGCCGGTCGCGGCGCTCGAACGGCTGTCGCGCGCGCCACACCTCCTGTTCGAGACAAAGGGTTACGAATACACCAACCAAATTGTCCGTCTGGAATTCAATCTCGACCACCCTATCCTGGGTGACTACCGTGTTCGCCGAGGTATCGCGCATGCCATCGACCGTGCCGATCTCGTGGCCGCGGCATGGAATGGCTACGCTAAAATGGCGGTCGGCCCGATCAGTCCAGACTTGCGCCCGTACGGCGCCGAGCGACTGGTCGTCCCGGAACTCGATCATGTCGAGGCGGAGCGCTGGCTCGATGCCGCCGGCCTCAAGCGCGATTCCAATGGCAGACGCTTCGCGGTCGAACTCGATTTCGTGCCGGCCGGCGACGGTTACAAGCGGACCGCCGAAGGCGTCGCGAAGGCGCTGGCAGAGGTCGGCATCATAGCCTCTGTTCGCATTCAGGATTTTGCGACCTATGTGCGAAGGATCTATACCGATCGGGAATTTGCGTTTGCGATCGCGCGCAGCAACAACATGTTCGACCCATCGGTCGGCGTCCAGCGCACCTACTGGTCGCGCAATTTCCGCAAGGGCCTCCCGTTCTCGAACGGTTCTCACTATGCGAGTCCTGAAACCGACAATCTGCTCGAACAGGCTTCGGTCGAACCTGACCCCGCCAAACGCCGCGACCTCTACCTGGCATTCCAGAAGCGCGTGATCGCGGATTTACCCGATATCAGCCTGCTTGCGCCATCGCAGATCACGATCGTCAACCGAAGGATCAAAGGACACACGATCTCGGCCGACGGACCGAACGCAAATCTCGCCGAGGTGACCATCGCACCTTAG